In Moorella sp. Hama-1, a single genomic region encodes these proteins:
- a CDS encoding glycosyltransferase family 4 protein — MPTSWYQVISVILDQIQLYKPASILDIGIGFGKYGVLIRDMLEIPLERYHKNQWQVKIDGIEAFSDYRNPLHQYCYDQVYYDDVMNVIHNLPCYDIIMLIDVLEHFEKEEGFNLISSLLKYTAKCLIISTPLYPDVQKEYMGNRHEKHKSRWVITDFLEYDYSYKLVPIGNNAAQLITIFPKSNRQKIDLHADKILQINTHNKNKHHLTIGYILPHKKLTGGMKMLLEQMKHLRAREHHIIAIGKTGGENKILPDWYDITVDDEISIPRNESYLNHVNNCDVIIASWVSQIPELIGAKIPVVYWEQGHEWLFGDFDDLSENSPIRQHLIQCYSLPCFLIAVSPLIAKILKVRYNREAFVIPNGIDTDFYRPGHKPENGTILLVGNPFLRFKGFDIALKSLQKVWSYGRRFRVKWICQTEPKVRGINFPLDIIVKPSQVELAEHYRTTDIFLFTSWYEGFGMPPLEAMASGVPVVATQCGGIDSYAIPGENALFADPGDIDSLAAAIIYLLENKGARDILGKRGRETAMKFRFSEIVPLLENYLFSVVKTYNY, encoded by the coding sequence ATGCCAACCAGTTGGTATCAGGTAATTTCTGTTATACTTGACCAAATCCAATTATATAAACCCGCTTCCATACTTGATATAGGTATTGGTTTTGGTAAATATGGTGTACTTATTCGGGATATGCTTGAAATACCTTTAGAGAGGTATCACAAAAACCAATGGCAGGTTAAAATTGATGGGATCGAAGCCTTTTCTGATTACAGAAATCCTTTACACCAATATTGTTATGACCAGGTATATTATGATGACGTTATGAATGTAATTCATAACCTCCCCTGCTATGATATTATCATGTTAATTGATGTTCTTGAGCATTTTGAAAAGGAAGAGGGATTTAATCTAATATCAAGTCTATTGAAATATACGGCTAAATGTTTAATTATTTCTACGCCGCTTTATCCAGATGTACAAAAAGAATATATGGGTAACAGACACGAAAAACATAAAAGCAGGTGGGTAATAACTGATTTTCTCGAATATGATTACAGTTATAAATTAGTACCCATTGGTAATAATGCAGCACAATTAATTACCATTTTTCCAAAATCCAACAGGCAAAAAATAGACTTACATGCAGATAAGATATTACAAATAAATACACATAATAAAAATAAACATCATTTGACAATAGGTTATATACTTCCCCATAAAAAATTGACTGGCGGAATGAAAATGCTTCTAGAACAGATGAAACATCTTCGCGCCAGAGAACATCATATTATAGCCATTGGGAAAACTGGAGGAGAAAATAAAATTTTACCCGATTGGTATGATATAACAGTAGATGATGAAATTAGTATACCTAGAAACGAATCGTATTTAAACCATGTCAATAATTGTGATGTAATTATTGCAAGTTGGGTAAGCCAAATACCGGAGCTTATAGGTGCTAAGATCCCTGTAGTCTATTGGGAACAAGGACACGAATGGCTTTTTGGCGACTTTGATGATCTATCAGAGAATTCGCCTATACGACAGCATTTGATTCAGTGTTATAGTTTACCCTGTTTTTTGATCGCTGTTTCTCCACTTATAGCCAAAATATTAAAAGTAAGATATAACAGGGAAGCTTTTGTCATACCTAATGGTATAGATACAGATTTTTATAGACCGGGGCATAAGCCCGAGAACGGAACGATATTGTTAGTAGGCAACCCATTTTTACGGTTTAAAGGGTTTGATATAGCATTAAAAAGCTTACAAAAAGTATGGAGCTATGGTCGGAGGTTTAGGGTAAAATGGATTTGCCAGACTGAACCAAAAGTAAGAGGTATAAATTTTCCTTTGGATATTATTGTAAAACCATCTCAAGTAGAACTAGCGGAGCATTATCGCACTACAGATATATTTTTGTTTACTTCCTGGTATGAAGGTTTTGGTATGCCTCCATTAGAAGCAATGGCCTCAGGGGTGCCAGTAGTTGCAACGCAATGTGGTGGCATTGATAGTTATGCAATACCAGGAGAAAATGCCTTATTTGCTGACCCTGGTGATATTGATTCGTTGGCTGCGGCTATCATATATCTCCTCGAAAATAAAGGGGCGAGGGATATCTTGGGAAAAAGAGGAAGGGAGACGGCCATGAAATTTCGGTTCTCAGAAATTGTTCCTTTACTGGAGAATTACTTGTTTAGTGTAGTAAAAACGTATAACTATTAG
- the csrA gene encoding carbon storage regulator CsrA: MLVLTRRVNEAIIIDNRIKVTIVGIEDDKVRIGIDAPPEVPIVRQELLAAVADENKAAAQTPAVALDNLSLKVTQGKQR; encoded by the coding sequence GTGCTGGTCCTTACCCGGCGGGTAAACGAAGCCATAATCATCGATAACCGCATTAAAGTCACCATCGTCGGCATTGAAGACGATAAAGTCCGTATCGGTATCGACGCCCCGCCGGAGGTGCCCATCGTCCGCCAGGAACTCCTGGCCGCCGTGGCGGACGAAAACAAAGCCGCCGCCCAGACGCCGGCCGTAGCCTTGGATAATTTATCTCTAAAAGTGACTCAGGGCAAACAGCGATAG
- the fliW gene encoding flagellar assembly protein FliW → MQISTSRFGTIEVKPEEIFLFPAGVPAFEDLKQFFFYPIPENQAFTWLQAAADPEVAFLLADPFLFFPGYAVELPASLQEELAIKKPADALVYAVVTIPDGDIRRATANLVGPVVINPTARRGMQIVLEGTKYTTRHPLFME, encoded by the coding sequence GTGCAAATCAGCACTAGCCGTTTTGGTACGATAGAAGTAAAACCCGAGGAGATATTCCTTTTTCCCGCAGGTGTTCCCGCCTTCGAGGACTTGAAACAATTCTTCTTTTACCCCATCCCCGAAAACCAAGCCTTCACCTGGCTCCAGGCCGCCGCCGACCCGGAGGTAGCCTTCCTCCTGGCCGACCCCTTCCTCTTTTTCCCCGGCTACGCCGTCGAGCTGCCGGCCAGCCTTCAGGAAGAGTTGGCCATCAAGAAACCGGCGGACGCCCTGGTCTACGCCGTCGTGACCATCCCTGACGGCGACATCCGCCGGGCCACGGCCAACCTGGTCGGACCCGTGGTCATTAACCCCACAGCCAGGCGGGGTATGCAGATCGTCCTGGAAGGGACAAAATATACTACCAGGCACCCCTTATTTATGGAATAA
- a CDS encoding flagellin — protein MIINHNIAALNTYRQLSSVNSATSKSLEKLSSGLRINRAGDDAAGLAISEKMRGQIRGLDQAQRNAQDGISLIQTAEGGLNETHSILQRMRELADQAANDTLTQDDRVQIQKEINQLTEEVQRIGVTTEFNTQKLLDSSYSNKKIHIGANESQTLTIDISDMRSMAISSTGTATSGALSLASTAGAATITDSSGNTATVNEINLVYYTSTGLYTSTTGYAISVMDQTSAESAITMFQKAIDTVSTERAKLGAYQNRLEHTINNLGTASENLSAAESRIRDVDMAKEMMNFTRNNIISQAATAMLAQANQVPQQVLQLLR, from the coding sequence ATGATTATCAACCACAACATCGCGGCGCTCAATACCTATCGGCAGTTGTCGAGCGTCAACTCTGCCACCAGCAAGTCCCTGGAGAAACTCTCCTCGGGCCTGCGCATCAACCGCGCCGGCGACGACGCTGCCGGCCTGGCCATCAGCGAGAAGATGCGGGGGCAGATCCGGGGGTTGGATCAGGCCCAGCGGAACGCCCAGGACGGCATCTCCCTCATTCAAACCGCTGAGGGCGGCTTGAACGAAACCCATTCCATCCTGCAGCGAATGCGCGAACTGGCCGACCAGGCGGCCAACGATACTCTGACCCAGGATGACCGGGTGCAGATTCAAAAGGAGATCAACCAGCTAACTGAGGAAGTACAGCGGATCGGTGTTACTACCGAGTTCAACACTCAGAAACTCTTAGACAGCTCGTACTCCAACAAGAAAATCCACATCGGGGCGAACGAGAGCCAGACGCTAACGATAGATATTAGTGATATGCGTTCCATGGCGATTTCCTCCACAGGTACTGCAACTTCTGGAGCTCTTAGCCTAGCATCAACCGCTGGTGCTGCAACCATCACAGATAGTAGTGGAAACACCGCTACTGTGAATGAGATTAACCTTGTCTATTATACTAGCACTGGTTTATATACGTCCACGACCGGCTATGCCATCAGTGTCATGGACCAAACAAGCGCCGAAAGCGCCATTACCATGTTCCAGAAGGCCATCGATACGGTTTCCACCGAGCGGGCCAAGCTGGGTGCCTACCAGAACCGCCTGGAGCATACCATCAACAACCTTGGCACGGCCTCCGAAAACCTCTCCGCCGCCGAGTCCCGCATCAGGGATGTCGACATGGCCAAGGAAATGATGAACTTCACCAGAAACAACATTATCTCCCAGGCGGCGACAGCCATGTTAGCCCAGGCAAATCAGGTGCCGCAGCAGGTACTGCAATTGCTAAGGTAA
- a CDS encoding flagellar protein FlgN — protein MRSLAEVLQVELEVVQQLITACRDEQGALVTNDLAGIQAATGRKGDLARYLATLEEERRQVVETSPDASVYDDGINHLRDALKQTVREFQEINETNRLLTRQSLAYVQKILSLLVPEGTPAGIMDRVV, from the coding sequence GTGAGGAGCCTGGCGGAAGTCTTGCAGGTAGAGCTGGAGGTTGTGCAGCAGCTGATAACCGCCTGTCGGGATGAGCAAGGTGCCCTGGTGACCAATGACCTGGCGGGCATCCAGGCAGCTACCGGCCGTAAAGGCGACCTCGCCCGCTATTTGGCCACCCTGGAAGAGGAGCGGCGGCAGGTGGTGGAAACAAGCCCGGATGCCTCTGTTTATGACGACGGCATAAATCACCTTCGTGATGCCCTGAAGCAGACGGTGCGGGAGTTCCAGGAAATCAACGAGACTAACCGCCTCCTCACCCGCCAATCCTTGGCCTATGTGCAGAAAATCCTCTCGTTGCTGGTACCCGAAGGCACACCTGCGGGCATTATGGACCGGGTGGTATAG
- a CDS encoding TPR domain-containing glycosyltransferase: protein MTDTRAFLLILDGEEKKILKKLDRAGFGDVQLYFPLLPQPGGTKRTAWWAGAARLFNSLGSEPGSRVFYWGPSRFLSAFLQHLDAGRGEAFVWSHWERVPAEGVSRFYGALGAYLPEEAASVTLPTHLSNRFFANLLEEELAKAGIPLTHRGRPWPSPKEELATAKGSARLTLALIAKDEEEFLAGCLEQALPYVDDILVVDTGSQDRTVEIAKAYGARVIEYEWRNDFAAARNVYLEEITDGWIVTLDADEYLTTEAGVSLRRLAEKGEPKVYYLRTYNYHNEIVPHFSDQANIRMTWRAADLHYTGKIHEQLQTSLPRELFGGPIVLHYGYLPSVSLRKGKLERNAGILDETTQKGTSFDWYNKGLNLMAMNKPAEALEALEKYLAMEAPESAQYRPSVYWHAARAALACSRREVALEYAEKACQVPMPECYFTKGQILEALGRTDEAIAAYREAASLPDPPASIYQLFNQSDSTIKLWRAGIAAAALLEKEKRYTEAEQEYRKVLQGDMANLPALVGLARVKRLQGRYSEGLKWSRRAVEIGPQAPEARVEYIEGLLQEGELTAAWDHLHGSELPEGSRYGLYLRFGDVAVDRENFSLALAAAEEALKANSSSVPALVLKARSLKELGRLEEAAEVLKNAPVHPEIENERGCLALARGALDEAEGYFRQVLAQDPDHAAAATNLAQVLVLKGKVEEALAVVYPLATSNREQPSIRAMLLAARCLNSLQRYLEALNLLSFTDTGDMKPKEFIEWHLVRGNAHFGLEDWNMAADCYFEAYSLNPNDPELLYRIGLLMVKLERWEDAENAFSGVLRFEPGNKDAYIYFELSRNMRVATSIK, encoded by the coding sequence ATGACAGATACCCGGGCGTTCCTGCTCATCCTTGACGGCGAGGAAAAGAAGATTCTAAAAAAGCTGGACCGCGCGGGCTTTGGGGATGTCCAGCTCTACTTCCCCCTGCTGCCCCAGCCGGGAGGGACAAAGCGGACCGCCTGGTGGGCGGGAGCCGCCAGGTTATTTAATTCCCTGGGCTCGGAACCCGGCAGCCGGGTCTTTTACTGGGGGCCTTCCCGCTTTTTATCCGCCTTCCTGCAGCATCTGGATGCCGGCAGGGGGGAGGCCTTCGTCTGGTCCCATTGGGAGAGGGTGCCGGCAGAAGGCGTATCCCGTTTCTACGGCGCCCTGGGGGCCTACCTCCCGGAAGAAGCTGCTTCCGTAACTTTACCTACCCACCTGAGCAACAGGTTCTTTGCCAACCTACTGGAGGAAGAGCTGGCTAAAGCAGGGATCCCTTTGACCCATCGGGGCCGGCCCTGGCCATCCCCAAAGGAAGAACTGGCGACTGCCAAGGGCAGCGCCCGGCTGACCCTGGCCCTCATTGCGAAGGACGAGGAGGAATTCCTGGCCGGCTGCCTGGAGCAGGCCCTTCCTTACGTTGATGATATCTTGGTCGTAGATACGGGCTCCCAGGACCGGACGGTGGAGATCGCCAAAGCCTATGGGGCCAGGGTGATCGAGTACGAGTGGCGCAACGATTTTGCCGCCGCCCGGAACGTCTACCTTGAGGAGATTACCGACGGCTGGATAGTCACCCTGGACGCCGACGAGTACCTCACGACCGAGGCGGGGGTATCCCTGCGCCGCCTGGCGGAAAAGGGCGAACCCAAGGTTTACTACCTCCGCACTTATAATTACCACAACGAAATCGTGCCTCACTTTTCCGACCAGGCTAACATCAGGATGACCTGGCGGGCGGCGGACCTGCATTACACCGGTAAAATTCACGAGCAGCTCCAGACCAGCCTGCCCCGGGAGCTCTTTGGCGGCCCCATTGTCCTGCACTATGGCTATCTCCCGTCAGTCAGCCTGCGTAAAGGCAAGCTGGAACGCAACGCCGGCATCCTGGACGAAACTACCCAGAAGGGGACTTCCTTCGATTGGTACAATAAAGGTTTAAACTTGATGGCCATGAACAAACCGGCTGAAGCCCTGGAAGCCCTGGAGAAATACCTGGCTATGGAAGCGCCGGAATCGGCGCAGTACCGGCCCTCGGTCTACTGGCACGCGGCCCGGGCGGCCCTGGCCTGCAGCAGGCGGGAGGTGGCCCTGGAGTATGCCGAAAAGGCCTGCCAGGTGCCCATGCCGGAGTGCTATTTTACAAAAGGCCAGATCCTTGAGGCCCTGGGGCGCACTGACGAAGCCATCGCGGCCTACAGGGAGGCCGCCTCTTTACCTGATCCGCCGGCAAGCATTTACCAGCTTTTTAACCAGAGCGATTCTACCATCAAGCTGTGGCGGGCGGGCATTGCCGCGGCAGCCCTGCTGGAAAAGGAAAAACGATATACCGAGGCCGAACAGGAATACCGGAAGGTCCTGCAGGGCGATATGGCCAATCTCCCCGCCCTCGTCGGCCTGGCCCGGGTCAAGCGTCTGCAGGGCCGTTACAGCGAAGGGCTGAAATGGTCCAGGCGGGCGGTAGAGATCGGCCCCCAGGCGCCTGAGGCCCGTGTTGAATATATAGAAGGCTTGCTGCAGGAGGGAGAGCTGACCGCAGCATGGGATCATCTTCATGGGAGTGAACTCCCGGAAGGCAGCAGGTACGGCCTGTACCTGCGCTTCGGCGATGTAGCCGTGGATAGGGAGAACTTCTCCCTGGCCCTGGCGGCTGCGGAAGAAGCCCTGAAAGCAAACTCCAGCAGTGTACCCGCCCTGGTGCTGAAAGCCCGCTCCCTCAAAGAGCTGGGGCGCCTGGAAGAAGCCGCGGAGGTGCTGAAAAACGCGCCTGTCCACCCGGAAATAGAAAATGAGCGCGGCTGCCTGGCCCTGGCCCGGGGCGCCCTGGATGAGGCAGAAGGTTATTTCCGGCAGGTGCTGGCCCAGGATCCTGACCATGCCGCGGCCGCTACCAACCTGGCCCAGGTCCTCGTCTTGAAAGGAAAGGTCGAGGAAGCCCTGGCCGTCGTTTACCCCCTGGCCACCTCGAATCGGGAGCAGCCTTCAATCCGGGCCATGCTCCTGGCGGCGCGCTGTTTGAATTCCCTCCAGAGATACCTCGAGGCCCTGAATTTGCTCTCCTTTACAGATACTGGTGACATGAAGCCTAAAGAGTTTATCGAGTGGCACCTGGTCCGTGGCAACGCCCACTTCGGCCTGGAAGACTGGAACATGGCCGCGGACTGTTACTTCGAAGCCTATAGCCTCAATCCCAACGACCCGGAACTTCTCTACCGCATCGGCCTTTTGATGGTTAAGCTTGAACGCTGGGAAGACGCCGAAAATGCTTTTTCCGGGGTGTTGAGGTTTGAACCGGGTAATAAGGATGCATATATCTACTTTGAGTTATCAAGGAACATGCGTGTGGCTACAAGTATAAAATGA
- the flgL gene encoding flagellar hook-associated protein FlgL, which produces MRVTNRMLNNNVIRNINRNLENMARTQEQMSSGKRVNRPSDDPIVVARVLGFKISIAANDQYKKNMEDAKGWLDASESALGMATDVLQRARELAVYGSNGTMPKESMEALAAEVDQLFGEMVQIANSSYGGRFLFGGSQTTQRPFTDDGTYQGMKGSGSELKWEVAPQVTITVNENGQDVFKQDSIDVFKLLEDLSKDLASHNNTAVSSTLSQFDQAIDHILNLRATLGAKSNRMEMAMSRLDDTQIGLTQTMSKLEDIDLAETVMNYKTQENVYLASLSTGAKVLQPSLIDYLR; this is translated from the coding sequence ATGCGCGTTACCAACCGGATGCTCAACAATAACGTCATCCGCAACATCAACCGCAACCTGGAGAATATGGCCCGCACCCAGGAGCAGATGTCTTCCGGCAAGAGGGTTAACCGTCCTTCCGACGATCCTATCGTCGTCGCTCGGGTCCTGGGCTTCAAGATTTCCATCGCCGCTAACGACCAGTATAAAAAGAACATGGAAGACGCCAAAGGGTGGCTGGACGCCTCCGAAAGCGCCCTGGGCATGGCCACTGATGTCCTCCAGCGGGCCAGGGAGCTGGCCGTTTACGGCTCCAACGGGACAATGCCCAAGGAATCCATGGAAGCCCTGGCGGCCGAGGTGGATCAGCTTTTTGGCGAAATGGTGCAAATAGCTAATAGTTCTTATGGTGGGCGTTTTCTTTTTGGAGGAAGCCAGACAACACAAAGACCTTTTACTGATGACGGTACTTATCAAGGCATGAAGGGTTCAGGTTCAGAATTAAAGTGGGAAGTAGCGCCTCAAGTGACTATAACCGTCAACGAAAACGGCCAGGATGTTTTTAAGCAGGATAGTATTGATGTTTTTAAGCTACTGGAGGATCTTAGCAAAGACCTTGCCAGCCATAATAACACCGCCGTCTCTAGTACCCTGAGCCAGTTTGACCAGGCTATCGATCATATCCTCAACCTCCGCGCTACCCTGGGTGCCAAGAGTAACCGCATGGAGATGGCCATGTCGCGCCTGGACGATACCCAGATCGGCCTGACGCAAACCATGTCCAAGCTGGAAGACATCGACCTGGCCGAGACCGTCATGAACTATAAAACCCAGGAAAACGTCTACCTCGCCTCCCTGTCCACCGGCGCCAAGGTCCTGCAGCCGAGCCTGATCGATTACCTCCGTTAG
- the flgK gene encoding flagellar hook-associated protein FlgK gives MPGTFFGFNTALRGMQAQQRGIYTTSHNIANANTDGYTRQRVVLAPTLAYPVPALNHPGGTGWQIGTGVDSQETTRLRDAFLDTQIRRETGSLGQWEQMQDVLKQVEVVFNEPSDTGLSTLMSQFWASWQELAKYAESSPVRTTVVETANALAEAFRHSATQLTQIKDDIDQTIDLKVKEVNSLAQQIANLNGQIKNIVAAGDQPNDLLDQRDLLLDQLSKIIDFTVKENVGADGKADGTIQVLVSNIDITAVGSDNKIINTFSTSIDIDDNVQLKLGASPVSVTFDRGEIRGLLQGRSNVKTYLANLDKLATDLATTINTKHMGGWGIGDTAAQNRPFFVDGDNSTDNITASSIYINQDLIDHPMHIAAASPPTPPLTTVAPGDGSNALAIARLQHELIPDLSSTTFDDYYKNFTAKLGVDAHEAVRMTTNQGVLVDQLTNRKESISGVSLDEEMANMLQYQRAYEASARMITTLDGMLDKIINGMGVTR, from the coding sequence GTGCCCGGAACCTTTTTTGGCTTTAACACCGCCTTGCGCGGTATGCAGGCCCAGCAGCGGGGCATTTATACCACCTCCCACAACATCGCCAACGCCAACACCGACGGCTACACCCGCCAGCGGGTGGTCCTGGCCCCGACCCTGGCTTACCCCGTCCCGGCCCTGAACCACCCCGGCGGCACCGGCTGGCAGATCGGCACCGGCGTCGACAGCCAGGAAACCACCCGCCTGCGGGACGCTTTTCTGGATACCCAGATCCGCCGGGAAACCGGCTCCCTGGGCCAGTGGGAGCAGATGCAGGACGTTTTAAAACAGGTCGAGGTTGTTTTTAACGAACCCTCGGACACAGGCCTGAGCACACTTATGAGCCAGTTCTGGGCCTCCTGGCAGGAACTCGCTAAGTACGCCGAAAGCTCGCCGGTCCGCACCACAGTAGTCGAGACGGCCAACGCCCTGGCAGAAGCCTTCCGGCACAGCGCCACCCAGTTAACTCAGATCAAGGATGATATCGACCAGACCATAGACTTAAAGGTCAAAGAAGTAAACTCCTTGGCCCAGCAGATAGCCAACCTGAACGGCCAGATTAAAAACATCGTCGCCGCTGGTGACCAGCCTAACGATTTGCTGGATCAGCGTGACTTGCTGCTAGACCAGTTGAGTAAGATAATTGATTTTACCGTAAAAGAAAATGTGGGTGCGGATGGAAAGGCGGACGGTACGATACAGGTTCTGGTAAGTAATATAGATATAACAGCGGTTGGTAGCGATAATAAAATAATTAATACTTTCAGCACCAGCATAGACATCGATGATAATGTGCAATTAAAGTTAGGAGCTAGTCCTGTTAGTGTTACCTTTGATAGAGGCGAAATAAGAGGCCTTCTACAAGGACGCAGTAATGTTAAAACATACCTTGCTAATTTGGATAAGCTTGCTACAGACTTAGCTACCACAATCAATACTAAACATATGGGTGGATGGGGTATAGGGGATACCGCAGCACAAAACAGACCGTTTTTCGTCGATGGAGATAATTCAACGGATAACATTACAGCCAGTAGTATTTATATAAATCAGGATTTAATAGACCATCCTATGCACATTGCTGCGGCAAGTCCTCCTACTCCTCCTCTTACTACTGTTGCTCCCGGTGACGGCAGCAACGCCCTCGCCATAGCCAGGCTACAGCATGAATTAATACCCGATCTTTCCAGCACCACCTTTGACGACTACTACAAAAACTTCACCGCCAAACTGGGCGTCGACGCCCACGAGGCCGTCCGTATGACCACCAACCAGGGCGTCCTGGTGGACCAGCTCACCAACCGGAAGGAATCCATCTCCGGCGTCTCCCTGGACGAGGAAATGGCCAATATGCTCCAGTACCAGCGGGCCTACGAGGCCTCGGCCCGGATGATTACCACCCTGGACGGCATGTTGGACAAAATCATCAACGGTATGGGCGTCACCCGCTAG
- a CDS encoding protein-glutamate methylesterase/protein-glutamine glutaminase, whose product MSWPVRVLVVDDSAFSRRLVSNILASDPAIQVVGYARNGREALEKVAILQPQVITLDQEMPILDGLTTLEELMTTNPVAVIMLSAHTAAGAEVTIKALEQGAVDFVLKPVHPGDTRELARVLPAKVKTAARVPVGRLCRGKPCRENLPAAFISSRKGRLAGLDPRETRVDQVAALDQDDGGQTGFSSGTGLASTSKSLASDIQFPPAVVAIGTSTGGPAALRQVLAALPGDLPAGVVIAQHMPPGFTGPLARRLNELSPLEVREAKEGDVVRAGLALIAPAGRQMFLERRAGTVQVRLADDAGFATLFKPSADALFLSVARAYGPRSLAVILTGMGNDGLQGLRAIKDHGGLVIAQDEGTSVVYGMPRAAVEAGLADRVLPLEAIAPAIVALVGG is encoded by the coding sequence TCCGATCCCGCCATCCAGGTAGTGGGCTATGCCCGTAACGGCAGGGAGGCCCTGGAGAAGGTTGCCATTTTGCAACCGCAGGTGATAACTTTGGACCAGGAGATGCCGATCCTGGACGGCCTGACCACCCTGGAAGAACTTATGACGACCAACCCGGTGGCCGTCATCATGCTCTCCGCCCATACGGCCGCCGGGGCCGAGGTTACTATTAAAGCCCTGGAGCAGGGTGCTGTCGATTTCGTCCTGAAACCGGTACACCCCGGGGACACCAGGGAACTAGCCCGGGTTTTGCCGGCCAAGGTCAAAACCGCGGCCCGGGTGCCGGTAGGGCGTCTTTGCCGGGGTAAACCCTGCCGGGAAAACCTCCCGGCAGCTTTTATTTCTAGCCGCAAAGGCCGGTTGGCGGGCCTTGACCCCCGGGAAACAAGGGTCGACCAGGTGGCTGCCTTAGACCAGGACGACGGCGGCCAGACCGGCTTCAGCTCTGGAACCGGCTTGGCTAGTACCTCCAAGTCTCTGGCCTCCGACATCCAGTTCCCCCCTGCTGTTGTCGCCATCGGCACCTCCACCGGCGGACCGGCAGCCCTGCGCCAGGTCCTGGCGGCCCTGCCCGGCGACCTGCCGGCCGGGGTGGTCATCGCCCAGCACATGCCCCCAGGCTTTACCGGCCCCCTGGCCCGGCGCCTGAACGAGCTTTCCCCCCTGGAGGTTCGGGAGGCGAAGGAAGGGGACGTAGTCCGGGCCGGCCTGGCCCTCATCGCCCCGGCGGGGCGGCAGATGTTCCTGGAACGGCGGGCCGGTACGGTACAGGTGCGCCTGGCAGACGACGCGGGTTTCGCCACTTTATTTAAGCCGTCGGCCGACGCCCTTTTTTTATCTGTAGCCAGGGCCTACGGCCCCCGCAGCCTGGCCGTCATCCTGACGGGTATGGGCAACGACGGCTTGCAGGGATTGCGGGCCATTAAAGATCACGGCGGCCTGGTCATCGCCCAGGACGAAGGGACCAGCGTCGTCTACGGCATGCCGCGGGCAGCGGTGGAGGCCGGCCTGGCCGACCGCGTCCTGCCCCTGGAAGCCATCGCCCCGGCCATTGTTGCCCTGGTGGGCGGTTAA
- the flgM gene encoding flagellar biosynthesis anti-sigma factor FlgM, whose translation MKITGQGPVAWNRVREAYQQAAGVKGKDKPAQASPAPAGAGEDAIQFSSNSRFIRELKTHLAGGDDTRSARVEAIRARLAAGTYNVPAGEVAAAILKEMGQ comes from the coding sequence TTGAAGATCACCGGACAGGGGCCAGTCGCCTGGAACAGGGTACGCGAGGCCTACCAGCAGGCCGCAGGAGTCAAAGGTAAGGATAAGCCGGCGCAGGCTAGCCCGGCACCGGCCGGTGCCGGGGAGGATGCCATCCAGTTTTCCTCCAATAGCCGTTTTATCCGTGAACTAAAAACCCACCTGGCCGGAGGGGATGACACCCGTTCCGCCCGGGTGGAGGCCATCCGCGCCCGCCTGGCGGCGGGCACCTATAACGTCCCGGCGGGGGAAGTAGCCGCCGCCATTTTGAAGGAGATGGGCCAGTGA
- a CDS encoding type II toxin-antitoxin system VapC family toxin, with amino-acid sequence MKQGETYQKGESKTIKLALDTNIISSMLNGEETAITIAKTLNAYNQKGHLLICGLVYAELLIYYPQQKVEEFLRRTNIAIDFSLSQEIWITASSAWEKYLIQRKKHEGKLYCPYCGHENAFICSFCGQPLKEPKNLLADFIVGAHALHKADMLFSLDKRGKFYRRYFIGLKILTIGESGVSC; translated from the coding sequence ATGAAACAAGGGGAGACTTACCAGAAAGGTGAGAGTAAGACTATAAAGCTGGCTTTAGATACAAATATAATCTCATCAATGTTAAACGGAGAAGAGACAGCAATCACTATCGCCAAAACACTAAACGCTTATAACCAAAAAGGGCATCTACTTATTTGTGGCCTAGTTTATGCAGAACTTTTAATATATTATCCACAGCAAAAGGTGGAAGAATTTCTACGGCGAACAAATATTGCGATCGATTTTTCTCTTTCCCAGGAAATATGGATTACAGCTTCTTCCGCGTGGGAGAAATATCTTATCCAAAGAAAAAAGCACGAGGGAAAATTATATTGTCCTTATTGTGGCCATGAAAATGCATTCATCTGTTCTTTTTGTGGGCAACCTTTGAAAGAACCCAAAAACTTATTAGCGGATTTTATAGTAGGTGCCCACGCCTTACATAAGGCCGATATGCTTTTCTCATTAGATAAGCGGGGTAAATTCTATAGGCGTTATTTTATAGGCCTAAAAATATTGACTATCGGTGAATCAGGAGTATCATGCTAA